CTTCACCCTGTGTGTCAGCTCTTTCATGTGTGGCCTGGTATTCACCACATTTATAATGTGATCATTTATACCTCTGTAAATACTGTTCAGGCGATCTTTTACCAAACATAGCATGGACCGtattcacctacacacacatatacaatatATCCTGACATGGCTTGTACCATATttcataaaaagtaaaaacaggTTATTCATAAAAGAGCCCATTGGAAAAATGGCTCTATAGGCCAAGAGAACAAGACAAGTTACCTTTACCATTACTCACTGAAGAAGGACTGATGGCCTGTAGGCTATAGAGTAGATTCATCACTCAGTGTATTAAATGGCATATTCAATGGAATCAGTCCAGACTGACCGTCTTTCATTTCTTTGTGCAGCTGATCGTGCTGGAGGAGGAATCCCACGTTTTCCCCGATGTGCTCGTTCAAAATAGCCTCTACTCCTTGCCGGTCTTTACTTAAACGGAAGTTAAAGTCCCCGAACCAGAAGACCTTGTCGAAACGGGTGGTCACATCCGCTGGGGGACAAAGACAGCGGCGTTAAGCCTTGGAGCGCTCTAATGCGAAACGTCAAATGGGATTTAAAGGCACACTTACAGGAAACGGAGCGGTAAGGGTTGGTGTCGGGAAGGCATCTGGGAAGAGCTAGCGCTTCTATTATCTTGTTGTAGTCCAAGATTCTCTCATACACTTTGGAATCTCCCGCTAGAATCAGAAATGTTTCCCCCCCCCCGTTTCACATGGAAATACACTACAGTATAGGTATTAGTTTCATTCTTCATGTCGAGGTGTGTGAATCAGCCTGCAGGTGACCTGCAACCAAAAGTCCTTCCTGAAGTGCCCTGATTATTACTAGTCAGTATTGCAAGACATAAAAGCCTAAACTCGTGCACATCTGTCCACCTCTATGTTTCCATCGCTTCCCAGTTTAAAAACAAAATCTGAAAAATCCATCTTGATGATTTTAACGTGCATTATGCACCAGCAGGCACTTGAGCATTCTTAAAGGTCTTACTTACAAGTGAAATGAGACGTGATGAAGAGGAAGGACGTCCCAAAGAAGGTGAAGCTGACTCCCACTGCCCCTTTGGTCTTAATCTGAGAGATGATACGGGTGGTGACGGTGGCGTGTTCCACCTCTACAAACAACAACCCAGAACGGCCGCCGGCGAGCAACCAATGAGACCGCGCTGACTTGAGATCAGTCCGCTGGCAAAACGGACTCGTCTAACAAACATAAACCTGCACGGTCATCAACCACAAACAGCTTACCAGAGCAGAACCATATGAGGTCCCTCCGTATGAAGATGGTGAGATACAGCACTCCGTGTGCGGCGGCATAGAGCATGACGTAGAACGGCCCCAGAATCTCCTGCAGCCGGACCTCCCATTCCCTCCTGTCGACACGCAGAGGTCATCGTCCAGACGCAGAAAGTGAAgaaagacacagacatgaacaggAACACGTTACCTGTCAGGACTTCCCTCCTGAACTCCGATGATGTAGAGATCTTGTGCAAATTCCATGTCCGTTGGGAGCAGCAGGTCATCGAGGTTGCTGGGAAGCCCCTgcacgcagcacacacacacacacacgtttctgcCATTACAAATTTTGGATGGTGCCACAGGGTTCAGTGACACCGTATGGCTAGACTGGCAGCGTGGCATTTGAGGCCACACCCACCTTCTCTCTCGAGGCCACACCCACCTTCTCTCCCTGCATGTTCCAAGTGGCGACGTAGATCCCCAGATGCCTGTCGGGAAAGTAGCGATCCAGTTCCTCGGCGCCGAGCAAGGCCCTGGTCCCCAGTATGCCGCCCTCCAGAAAGCTCCTGAAAGCAGCACCAGCGAAAAATTAAACGCTACTCACGGGTCTCTGAAATGTGGAAATGTGCAGAATGAATCCATGTACAAATACAACAGTAATCCAAGCTTGGCCCGGGCCTGTCGTATTAGTTCAGCGCAAAAGCTCTTCATATTGAAGGGGAGTCCGAGTCCTTTTGAAGGAGCATAACATGCCGATTCCTACTGAGACTTGCTGATCCAACCCTGAAGCCTTTGTGTTCACATGGCTTTGTCCTCTTTCTCATTCCTGCCTACACAGCCTAACAGGCCAGTCCTAAAATTTACTTTGAACAAGTTTTCTGTCTACATGCTGTGAACTCAATCATCATGATGTTCTTGAAATGCACgaaggaagtttttttttttatttgattgaCTAGACTGCAATCAAATCCTAGACTGTGATCAAATTACATAATTCCTCATGCAGCTTAAGCGTAATTTTAATAACAGGACTTGACAAAACACAAAGTGCTCAATAATAATGGGTGAGCGCATGCAGAAACAGGAAAGACCACCTAATCATAGCAACGGCTGGCAAACTGCATCAGACATAAATCATTCAAATACCATCACAATGCTGAATAACAAATCCAGAAATCAAAAGGGGAAATGCTGCTCAAATGCAGCAAAAAAAATGTCTaaaacaaacatgcaaacaacCCCAGAAGTAACAAAAGAGTTCTAcctgttcctcatgtctctgGGTCGGATGGGGTTCAGCGCACTCAACGTGGATTTCATGGAGTTGACGGAGATGCTGTCCGACATCATGGTGTCCAACAGCCGGCTGTCACTGAAGTTTCTGTGCAGCCTATGCACAGGGATCTCTCCCTCATAATCCATGCAATCCCTGTCAATCCGATTAGTGGACCTTAAGGACAGGGACGCTATGCTGTGCTCAAGTGGGGGGAACGCTCCCATGGGATGCAGGGGGGACAAAATGATTTTGGAGGGTTTTGGCTTCTGCCCAGCCAGGCTGCCTTGCCCGCGAGGACGTCCGTCTTCCCCAGGGAGACTGCTACATCGGTCCCGGAAAGGTGGAGACTCCTGTCTCGCCAAATCGACCCGGTTCTgtccagtctggccattcttcAAACCAGCAATGCTGCCTAAGTCTGTGGAGGAGCCGGCCTCGGTCGGGTCGGTGAGACTCTCCTGGCTGCTTTTCAGTCTCCTCCCTCTGATCTTCTCCTCAAACAGGGGGGGTCTGTTTCCTTTCCCTATACTGGGAGGTCTGGGGAGGAAGGGTGGATGTGGCTGGTAAGCACTGATGTTCGTGGCCTGGTTTCGCTCATCCTCGGGATTTAGGAGTGCTTCCCTAGACTTCTTGGTACCTCTCAGTTCGCTGCTGATTCCATCATTTCCCCCTTCTATGTGGATGATGTCTGTATCCTTCTTGGAGGTAGGTTCAGCAGGTGGGAATGGTATGATGGTGTCTCCATACTCATTCATTATGGTCTCACACATGGTCCTCGAAAGCTTACATACTGGAAAGGGGGAGAAAAGGTTATTGCCTTGCACGAAAACAATTAACTTTAAGCAATTAATGTAAAAATTGCATCACTCATTACTTAATTAGCTATTATCTATCTATCGTATTATCTATGAATACGATGGACACATACTACAGCTGAAATAATAGCTATTTTTAAGTTAGTTCGCCAACATGAGAGAAACAGCTCTTAGAAGTTGGTGAAACTAACCTAGCTAGCGAGCCCACAGGTTGATGTTTCCCAGTTTATAAGTTATATCGACTTCTGTCAGCTAACCACTAAATAACAGACGGGATAGAAAATCTGGTTGACTAAATCGATGAGTCACATAATGCCAGCTAGCTAACCAACACTAGTTTAGCAGTTAGTTCTCTATCTCGCTAGTAAGCTACGTGATTAATCACATATGGCTCAATATGTGTAACAGTGGAGTTTAACGATGAAAACATGCGTTTAAAAACATACAGCCTCCCATTACCTTGAGGAACTTGCGTCACGGCAAACTTTTTTCTACTTCCTTAGCAACCACCAGCCAATTAAAGAGTAGCGTTAGCCCAGCGTCACAGTCTCACGGCAGCATGCGCGTTGTGCTCGCGCACGGAGTCTTCTGGACGTTTATTACCGTTACCGTTAATTTCAATTTCAAACGATTGTCTATAGAAATCTTAGACGATAAGGAGCATAGTTATCTGTTTATATCACAGACGTTTCAGTTGATTTCTTTTTTATATGTAACCTATAATAGGAACACTatgtaataaaattattatctaCAAAAGCATAAGATGTAATCAAACAAGCATTCAACTTGTAGGGCTGCAAGGGTCAACTTTGCTTACAGAGCAACTAGATTGTACAATAAGTGGACAAATGTGAATGCATTGATTACGAAGTGTACCTCTGTCCTTTGGTCGTTGTTAGGGGCAgtcaccacagccccctagtaatacttgtgtgtgtgtgtgtgtgtgtgtgtgtgtgtgtgttaactgcacagatgggtaaaaagc
The genomic region above belongs to Brachyhypopomus gauderio isolate BG-103 chromosome 3, BGAUD_0.2, whole genome shotgun sequence and contains:
- the inpp5e gene encoding phosphatidylinositol polyphosphate 5-phosphatase type IV isoform X2; translated protein: MCETIMNEYGDTIIPFPPAEPTSKKDTDIIHIEGGNDGISSELRGTKKSREALLNPEDERNQATNISAYQPHPPFLPRPPSIGKGNRPPLFEEKIRGRRLKSSQESLTDPTEAGSSTDLGSIAGLKNGQTGQNRVDLARQESPPFRDRCSSLPGEDGRPRGQGSLAGQKPKPSKIILSPLHPMGAFPPLEHSIASLSLRSTNRIDRDCMDYEGEIPVHRLHRNFSDSRLLDTMMSDSISVNSMKSTLSALNPIRPRDMRNRSFLEGGILGTRALLGAEELDRYFPDRHLGIYVATWNMQGEKGLPSNLDDLLLPTDMEFAQDLYIIGVQEGSPDRREWEVRLQEILGPFYVMLYAAAHGVLYLTIFIRRDLIWFCSEVEHATVTTRIISQIKTKGAVGVSFTFFGTSFLFITSHFTSDVTTRFDKVFWFGDFNFRLSKDRQGVEAILNEHIGENVGFLLQHDQLHKEMKDGSIFKGFQEAPIHFPPTYKFDVGCDVYDTTSKQRTPSYTDRILFRDRQADDIKVVKYVSCSSIRTSDHRPVVGMFQVKLRPGRDNIPLGAGQFDRAVYLEGIRRRMNREMKRREAVMKNQSAVCSIS
- the inpp5e gene encoding phosphatidylinositol polyphosphate 5-phosphatase type IV isoform X3 codes for the protein MCETIMNEYGDTIIPFPPAEPTSKKDTDIIHIEGGNDGISSELRGTKKSREALLNPEDERNQATNISAYQPHPPFLPRPPSIGKGNRPPLFEEKIRGRRLKSSQESLTDPTEAGSSTDLGSIAGLKNGQTGQNRVDLARQESPPFRDRCSSLPGEDGRPRGQGSLAGQKPKPSKIILSPLHPMGAFPPLEHSIASLSLRSTNRIDRDCMDYEGEIPVHRLHRNFSDSRLLDTMMSDSISVNSMKSTLSALNPIRPRDMRNRSFLEGGILGTRALLGAEELDRYFPDRHLGIYVATWNMQGEKGLPSNLDDLLLPTDMEFAQDLYIIGVQEGSPDRREWEVRLQEILGPFYVMLYAAAHGVLYLTIFIRRDLIWFCSEVEHATVTTRIISQIKTKGAVGVSFTFFGTSFLFITSHFTCSIFKGFQEAPIHFPPTYKFDVGCDVYDTTSKQRTPSYTDRILFRDRQADDIKVVKYVSCSSIRTSDHRPVVGMFQVKLRPGRDNIPLGAGQFDRAVYLEGIRRRMNREMKRREAVMKNQSAVCSIS
- the inpp5e gene encoding phosphatidylinositol polyphosphate 5-phosphatase type IV isoform X1; the protein is MCETIMNEYGDTIIPFPPAEPTSKKDTDIIHIEGGNDGISSELRGTKKSREALLNPEDERNQATNISAYQPHPPFLPRPPSIGKGNRPPLFEEKIRGRRLKSSQESLTDPTEAGSSTDLGSIAGLKNGQTGQNRVDLARQESPPFRDRCSSLPGEDGRPRGQGSLAGQKPKPSKIILSPLHPMGAFPPLEHSIASLSLRSTNRIDRDCMDYEGEIPVHRLHRNFSDSRLLDTMMSDSISVNSMKSTLSALNPIRPRDMRNRSFLEGGILGTRALLGAEELDRYFPDRHLGIYVATWNMQGEKGLPSNLDDLLLPTDMEFAQDLYIIGVQEGSPDRREWEVRLQEILGPFYVMLYAAAHGVLYLTIFIRRDLIWFCSEVEHATVTTRIISQIKTKGAVGVSFTFFGTSFLFITSHFTSGDSKVYERILDYNKIIEALALPRCLPDTNPYRSVSSDVTTRFDKVFWFGDFNFRLSKDRQGVEAILNEHIGENVGFLLQHDQLHKEMKDGSIFKGFQEAPIHFPPTYKFDVGCDVYDTTSKQRTPSYTDRILFRDRQADDIKVVKYVSCSSIRTSDHRPVVGMFQVKLRPGRDNIPLGAGQFDRAVYLEGIRRRMNREMKRREAVMKNQSAVCSIS